DNA from bacterium:
CACAGAGACGCGGAGAATGATGGTAGAAAAAGCACCTAACATCAGCGATAATCTCCGCTAAAATCTATAATCAGGTTAGAGCATACCTTAGAGCAGTGGATAAAGAAATAGGGTTACTGGTAAATTTCGCAGACTCCAGGATTGATGTCCGAAGGGTGGAGCAAGAAAAAGTTTGAGCCATTTCTCCAATTCTCCCTTTTCCCCATTTCTCCTTGTTTAGACTTTTAATGTATAGCCCTGAACGGTTACTTGGGCATTTAGTCATTGATGAGGAGTTAGATTAATTAGAAATTTTCCCATTTTTCCTTTATTACACCTTGAACACTTACAGGAAGGATAACAAAATGATACAAGGAAAGACTATATTAACATTAGAGAATGTTTTAAGCAGAGTTGATAATATGGAGAGGGATTTAGAGATTTTAAAAAGGGATTTTATCCTGGTTTTCAAGCCATCAACAAAGAAAACAAAACCTTCCCTTTATGGAAGTATTAAAGGAGGAGATGTTACCGAAGAGGCGATTGAAAAGGCAAAACAATCACTCTTTAGAAATCTGAAAGATATACAATGAACTATATCCTGGATACCCATATTTTAATCTGGTACTTTATTGGGAGCAAAAGATTAAAGAAGACAATTAAAGATGTAATTGATACTGCACTTAATAATGGAAAGAAGGTTTTAATCCCAACGATTGTTCTTGCTGAAGCATTAGATGTTGCTGAAAAACAGAAGGTTGTATTTGATTTTAAGGGTATGTATCAATTGATAAAGAATGATGATAGATTTGAGATAATTGGATTTAGCCAGGTAATTTTTGAAGAGGTTATGAAATTAAAGACTATCCCAGAAATCCATGATAGAATTATTGTTGCTTGTGCAAAGTTTTATTCAGCAAGTATTATAACAAAGGATAAGATTATAAGGAACTCGGATGAGATTAACACATTGTAACTATTTACACCTGAACGGTTATGATTTTAGAAATGGTAAATAGATTATAATGTTGGCGGCTTTGTGCCCTGGCGAGAGAATAAAGAGAAGTAAATCTCTCGCAAAGGCGCAAAGGGACAAAAGAGAATGAATGGTAACCGTTCAGATAGTAGGTAAAAATGTAATCGTTCACCACAGAGACACAAAGACACGGAGAATGGTTTTAGATTTTTCTCAGTGCCTCTGTGTCTCCGTGGTGTGGTGAACGGTTACACAGAAAGGATAGTATCACCGTGTATCATAAAGAAATGCTTCCAAACGGCATAAGGATAGTTATTGAAGAAATACCTGATGTCCGTTCTGTATCTATCGGTGTGTGGGTCAATGTTGGCTCACAGGATGAGAAAGCCGAAGAGAATGGTATTTCCCATTTTCTTGAGCATATGATTTTCAAAGGCACAAAGTCAAAAACCGCTTTACAGATTGCTCAAACAATGGATTCTATGGGTGGACACATCGACGCCGCTACAGGCCGCGAACACACCTGTTACTATGCTAAAATCCTGGATAAACATCTTCCAAAGACAATAGACCTGCTGGCAGATATATTTTTTAATTCTCTATTTAGCCCTGTTGAGATAGAAAAAGAAAAACAGGTGATTATCGAAGAAATAAAGATGTATGAAGATACCCCGGATGATTTAATTCATGACATATTTATTCAAACTATCTGGGATAACCATCCATTAGGACAACCCATCTGGGGCAATGTTGAGGTTATTAAGAATATAACTCAAAAAAAACTAATCAACTTCTGGAATTCTCGTTATACCCCTGGTGAAATAGTTATTGCCGTTGCAGGACATATCCAGAAAGATACAGTTATTGAGCAATTATTCAAAGCATTTAACCATCATAGCAGTCTAAACTGGCGCACGACTTTAAATAATATTCCAGAATTTCGAGCGTGTTCAGTTTGCCAATTTCGTGAATTGGAACAAGTCCACCTATGTCTGGGAACTCGTGGTCTCCCCTCAACACATAAAGATAGATTTGTCCTGAGGGTTTTGAGTACTATTTTAGGCATGGGGATGAGTTCGAGGTTATTTCAAAAAATTCGAGAAGAAAATGCTTTAGCTTATAATGTTCATGCCTATCCCGCCTCTTATAAAAATGTCGGGGCTTTAGTCGTCTATGTGGGTGTCAATCCTAAAAATTATAAAGAAACCACAAAGATAATCCTGAATGAATTCAATGATTTAAAGAACAAATTAGTGGAGGAAGAGGAATTGATTAATGCGAAGGAAAAACTTAAAGGGGCTATTTGTTTAAACGCAGAAGATACCGCTTATCGAATGAGTCGGCTGGCAGAACAAGAAATCTATTTCAACAGGTTTTTTAGTATTGATGAGACATTAGAATTAGTTGATGAAGTTCAGTTAATGGATGTCCAGAGGATTGCTCAGGATTTATTTAAAAGTGAATATCTATGTCTGACAACTATTGGTCCCTTGAGTGAACAGGAGGGAAAGATAGTTTTAAAATGTTAAGAGAGTGAATTGATGAAAGAGCAACAAACTTCCGAATTTAAAATTATTAATGAAGTCGCAGGAATAGCCATCTTAGGATTGGCTCTTTTAATTTTAGTCAGTTTAATTGTAACTGACTACGCGGGAGGTATAGGAAGCTGGATTGCTAATTCTTTACAAGATGCCTTTGGTCTGGGGGCGTATCTTTTGCCAATTATTTTATGTATCTTTGGATACAGGAGATTTAAAGGAAAATTAGAAGGGTCGTTTATTCGGGGGCTGGGTGGATTATTGTTATTAGTTTCCACCTCGACATTTGCCTCTTTCTTTTATGATATCTGGGTAGAAATTAATGGTGGCTATATCGGTATTGCCATTTTTGAATTGTTAAAGGAGTGGTTTGGTCCAGGAGCGGTGGTTATCAATTTCACATTCTTTGCCTTAGGATTTATACTTCTTACTGAATCCTCACTTATTCCTCCACTTGTTGGAATAAAAAAAGTGTT
Protein-coding regions in this window:
- a CDS encoding pitrilysin family protein, with amino-acid sequence MYHKEMLPNGIRIVIEEIPDVRSVSIGVWVNVGSQDEKAEENGISHFLEHMIFKGTKSKTALQIAQTMDSMGGHIDAATGREHTCYYAKILDKHLPKTIDLLADIFFNSLFSPVEIEKEKQVIIEEIKMYEDTPDDLIHDIFIQTIWDNHPLGQPIWGNVEVIKNITQKKLINFWNSRYTPGEIVIAVAGHIQKDTVIEQLFKAFNHHSSLNWRTTLNNIPEFRACSVCQFRELEQVHLCLGTRGLPSTHKDRFVLRVLSTILGMGMSSRLFQKIREENALAYNVHAYPASYKNVGALVVYVGVNPKNYKETTKIILNEFNDLKNKLVEEEELINAKEKLKGAICLNAEDTAYRMSRLAEQEIYFNRFFSIDETLELVDEVQLMDVQRIAQDLFKSEYLCLTTIGPLSEQEGKIVLKC
- a CDS encoding GxxExxY protein: MYNQVRAYLRAVDKEIGLLVNFADSRIDVRRVEQEKV
- a CDS encoding PIN domain-containing protein, with amino-acid sequence MNYILDTHILIWYFIGSKRLKKTIKDVIDTALNNGKKVLIPTIVLAEALDVAEKQKVVFDFKGMYQLIKNDDRFEIIGFSQVIFEEVMKLKTIPEIHDRIIVACAKFYSASIITKDKIIRNSDEINTL